From the Notolabrus celidotus isolate fNotCel1 chromosome 12, fNotCel1.pri, whole genome shotgun sequence genome, one window contains:
- the LOC117822927 gene encoding uncharacterized protein LOC117822927: MTMERGRQKLHNVLDDGLGKDLMDAGRFCFSCEQIFADRRCVEEHMCSAASHICSCGTEFARYSDMLEHSTTHEPGHQVLDHETIKKRRVEKRIAEEAQLKRLETGEVVWKAPKLGNVASMSLPVKHMRQVPNASAHMSLQPAQISQVPGLYPTLSQPSLLQNSLNSATDMKNIFAGVGAPTVDLWTLYQPVVMLQTVRKFSKNKPYSCSKCGQCFITKKSLISHHSAHVVDKVSGCIGCGLLLSSRKIVPRFHVCNAPNSSTKFKLITARPVGFKPLNEAGPSKSQSSPGPQVSPYLEYGRQNPHAAINGIQATHGTSALQLKHLNIGTSSQSNQGLHVSPSMHCKRQNPNPAKPFISHPSKFHRPNPNKSGRGHPMLLSGQLKRPTTFISVVPGKHMQTSSRPNGFTCRVCLIPFESAQMLQRHKCIKAQEFMAQRGSSKNNKVTRVTPMAGQLPAQVNGERKLGAPSDIKITQVMAVDVEQGQGIAPVEEDTEMDMDDDCYIIENGPDKSAEMIYQVTSSVPIKT, encoded by the coding sequence ATGAccatggagagagggaggcaaAAACTGCACAACGTCCTGGATGATGGCTTGGGCAAGGACTTGATGGACGCTGGGCGGTTTTGCTTCAGTTGTGAGCAGATATTTGCAGATAGGAGATGCGTGGAGGAACACATGTGCTCTGCTGCAAGTCACATCTGCTCTTGTGGAACTGAGTTTGCTAGATACAGTGACATGCTGGAGCACAGCACTACACATGAACCAGGGCATCAAGTGCTTGACCACGAAACCATTAAAAAGCGCAGAGTTGAGAAACGCATAGCAGAGGAAGCACAGCTGAAAAGATTAGAGACAGGTGAGGTTGTCTGGAAAGCACCTAAATTAGGGAATGTGGCATCAATGTCTTTGCCTGTGAAGCATATGCGGCAAGTACCCAATGCATCAGCTCACATGTCACTGCAGCCTGCACAGATTTCGCAAGTGCCTGGGTTGTACCCTACTTTGTCACAACCATCTCTGCTTCAAAATTCTTTAAACTCTGCAACAGACATGAAGAATATTTTTGCAGGTGTAGGTGCACCGACAGTGGATCTTTGGACACTTTACCAGCCAGTGGTGATGTTGCAAACGGTGCGCAAATTTAGCAAGAACAAGCCATACTCCTGCAGCAAATGTGGTCAGTGTTTTATAACTAAAAAGTCTCTCATATCCCATCACAGCGCTCATGTTGTAGATAAAGTGTCGGGCTGTATAGGATGTGGGCTGCTCCTCTCTAGCAGGAAGATAGTGCCTCGCTTCCATGTTTGTAATGCACCCAACAGTTCTACCAAATTCAAACTCATTACTGCAAGACCGGTAGGTTTCAAGCCACTTAATGAGGCAGGACCAAGCAAGAGTCAGAGTTCTCCTGGACCACAGGTCTCTCCCTATCTAGAGTATGGAAGGCAGAATCCCCATGCCGCCATTAATGGCATTCAGGCAACCCATGGCACTTCAGCTCTGcagttaaaacatttgaacatcGGAACATCCAGTCAAAGCAACCAGGGGCTTCATGTCTCTCCCTCCATGCATTGCAAGAGACAAAATCCAAACCCAGCCAAGCCTTTCATCTCCCATCCATCAAAGTTTCACCGTCCAAATCCCAATAAAAGTGGTCGAGGGCATCCCATGCTTCTCTCTGGGCAGTTGAAGAGACCCACAACATTCATATCAGTTGTACCAggcaaacacatgcagacatctTCTAGACCAAATGGATTCACATGTCGAGTCTGTCTTATTCCCTTTGAATCTGCCCAGATGCTTCAGAGGCACAAGTGTATCAAAGCACAGGAGTTCATGGCACAGCGAGGTAGCAGTAAGAATAACAAAGTCACAAGGGTCACACCAATGGCAGGCCAGCTTCCTGCCCAGGTGAACGGGGAGAGGAAACTTGGGGCTCCTAGTGACATAAAGATAACCCAAGTCATGGCTGTGGATGTGGAACAAGGGCAAGGAATCGCTCCTGTGGAGGAGGACACAGAGATGGATATGGACGATGATTGCTATATCATCGAAAACGGACCAGACAAATCTGCTGAGATGATTTACCAAGTGACCTCATCTGTCCCTATTAAGACTTGA
- the im:7147486 gene encoding zinc finger protein 865, which produces MMLGLQGSTSSPKVFRCVACSATFTGLASLLVHQATHASALPKAPTPPQQGSSPHEMLFSSTDSSSERPSPSTLLPEGPLPSFFICDCGDEFQDFSLMLEHKRSHVSQLQQTQPLDNNDTASGLGCDEALPTQHSSFSPTVNQPDLVLRCLSTSGTSAAEMLPLTQSQADESLEDGIAKVSPTQSQCTTPLDESDEQLENMSAESEQMLETAEDMHSQDTTSQNNLSLPKSNALMKLLASAYMNCSPASQSQDQNDDMVTPKQEVVQVDITPGPKTEVPPINDLSIAQLRRLLATPGIKTKAPSISKVLESSKKRVVSLTKTFSPVVVLETRQKLKDPGSNGIYGRYQCGRCRRVFQNLDKLTEHHFLHKKERIKCCRRCKQLIIGRLPLRDNHVCPHMGNNTTQLSSSLKNKSPFAPKIVPFHSQNNARKVFFCPLCKHSYARRWNLKMHKCLGPRSSPPGPANPSIQKVLALRSNTKTKTDTEVNAGSQSVAVGTEVSGHIKVEVTSPDSEQSAVSQLAWVHPAKSFSPFYSKSSMMEQSNNAALSVISLQQGEENSCWDAAAGDKEDSDEGQWTMPLDDELEVLSSAEKAGNGAGGTKSVPSSLRYFVRDGVKRYPCTRCQKTYSRPCTLRRHLRLCGFRPRGLGAVAQSSTLGAMPPNANNNKPMFPCFVCGRIFNRKDNMMVHRRKCQLRRTVAGAVGETGQQNMSITSADCETQVDDGGNWGIMSLPSVLPRRVTCECGAGFTSPRLLLEHLQKHAQESYTCPTCGETVSSWADYEVHLQIHMHPHHQLLKGLQPQRSQPLLLRFQQPRPQQPQPQQQPSQSVHQPAQKQSVKVATQLQDPSSKQQRLVCTRCGNTFATRCSLRRHLTWNRCKGARVTNLPSNPPKSYHCSHCNSDFPNTISLLFHQRSGACKPAIKPVRCPVCLRWFGTVESLQKHLLTHKQSESYRCDVCQGTYPSMKSLKNHRRRIHRIMAGDSNIKTQEQLAS; this is translated from the coding sequence ATGATGCTTGGTTTACAGGGAAGTACTTCATCCCCAAAAGTGTTTCGTTGTGTGGCATGTTCGGCCACCTTCACAGGATTGGCCTCCTTACTAGTCCATCAGGCAACGCATGCAAGTGCACTTCCCAAGGCCCCTACCCCTCCACAACAAGGCAGCAGCCCCCATGAAATGCTGTTTTCAAGTACGGACTCATCCAGTGAGCGCCCGAGTCCATCCACTCTACTTCCTGAGGGCCCTttaccttctttttttatttgtgactGTGGAGACGAATTTCAGGACTTTAGTCTAATGCTTGAGCATAAGCGATCACATGTCTCTCAACTACAGCAAACGCAGCCTCTGGATAATAATGATACTGCCTCTGGACTGGGTTGTGATGAAGCTCTGCCGACCCAACATTCATCATTCAGTCCAACTGTAAATCAGCCAGATTTGGTCCTTAGATGTCTCTCTACCTCAGGGACCTCAGCTGCTGAAATGCTCCCGTTAACACAAAGTCAAGCAGATGAAAGCTTGGAAGATGGCATTGCTAAAGTAAGTCCAACCCAAAGCCAGTGTACAACTCCTCTAGATGAGAGTGATGAACAACTTGAGAACATGTCAGCAGAATCAGAACAAATGCTGGAGACAGCAGAGGACATGCATTCCCAGGACACAACAAGTCAAAATAACTTGAGTTTACCCAAAAGTAATGCCCTTATGAAGCTTTTAGCATCAGCATACATGAACTGCTCTCCAGCCTCTCAGTCCCAGGATCAGAATGATGACATGGTGACCCCAAAACAAGAAGTTGTCCAAGTTGACATAACACCAGGACCAAAAACTGAGGTACCCCCCATCAATGATCTCTCTATTGCACAGTTAAGGCGTCTGCTTGCAACACCTGGTATAAAGACAAAAGCTCCATCCATAAGCAAAGTTCTCGAATCTAGCAAAAAGAGGGTTGTCTCTCTGACTAAGACTTTCTCACCTGTTGTGGTTCTTGAAACTCGGCAAAAGCTTAAGGACCCTGGCAGTAACGGCATATATGGCAGGTATCAATGCGGCCGCTGCCGTAGGGTCTTTCAAAACTTGGACAAACTGACAGAGCATCATTTCTTGCACAAGAAAGAGAGGATTAAATGTTGTCGTCGCTGTAAACAGCTGATCATTGGGCGTCTGCCTTTACGTGACAATCACGTGTGCCCTCATATGGGGAACAACACTACACAGCTGTCaagctctttaaaaaacaagtcaCCATTTGCCCCTAAAATAGTGCCATTCCATAGTCAAAACAATGCAAGGAAAGTTTTCTTTTGTCCACTGTGCAAGCACAGCTATGCACGTAGATGGAACCTAAAAATGCACAAGTGCTTGGGCCCAAGGTCATCACCTCCTGGGCCAGCCAATCCTTCCATTCAGAAAGTGCTGGCATTGAGATCAAACACTAAAACTAAAACAGATACAGAGGTGAACGCTGGATCTCAAAGTGTTGCTGTGGGCACTGAAGTTTCTGGTCATATCAAGGTAGAAGTGACCTCTCCAGATTCAGAGCAGTCTGCAGTTTCACAGTTGGCCTGGGTGCATCCAGCAAAGAGCTTCTCCCCATTTTACTCCAAATCTTCCATGATGGAACAGAGTAATAATGCTGCTTTGAGTGTGATTTCTCTCCAGcaaggagaagaaaacagttGCTGGGATGCAGCAGCAGGTGATAAAGAAGACAGCGATGAAGGGCAGTGGACAATGCCCTTGGATGATGAATTGGAGGTGCTTagctctgcagagaaagctGGTAATGGTGCAGGGGGGACCAAATCTGTGCCCTCAAGCCTGCGCTATTTTGTCAGAGATGGTGTAAAACGTTACCCTTGCACCAGGTGCCAGAAAACCTACAGTCGGCCGTGTACTTTGAGGCGCCATCTACGACTGTGTGGGTTTAGGCCTCGAGGACTAGGGGCTGTAGCACAAAGCAGCACACTAGGTGCCATGCCACCAAATGCCAACAATAATAAACCAATGTTTCCTTGTTTCGTCTGTGGGAGAATCTTCAATCGCAAAGATAACATGATGGTCCACAGAAGGAAGTGTCAGTTGCGACGGACAGTGGCAGGGGCTGTGGGTGAAACTGGGCAGCAGAACATGTCAATTACTTCAGCAGACTGTGAGACCCAAGTGGATGATGGAGGCAACTGGGGTATCATGTCACTGCCCTCAGTACTTCCAAGAAGGGTGACTTGTGAGTGTGGTGCTGGATTTACATCTCCCAGGCTTCTCCTAGAGCATTTGCAGAAGCATGCACAAGAATCGTACACATGCCCGACTTGTGGAGAGACCGTAAGTTCCTGGGCTGACTACGAAGTGCATCTGCAAATCCATATGCATCCTCATCATCAACTGCTTAAAGGATTACAGCCACAAAGATCACAACCCCTTTTACTTAGATTTCAGCAGCCACGGCCTCAGCAGCCGCAGCCCCAGCAGCAGCCATCGCAGTCAGTTCATCAGCCTGCACAGAAGCAATCTGTCAAAGTAGCAACACAGCTTCAAGATCCATCATCAAAACAGCAACGACTTGTGTGTACACGATGTGGCAACACTTTTGCCACTCGTTGCTCCCTTAGAAGACACCTAACCTGGAATCGATGCAAAGGTGCACGGGTTACAAATCTGCCCTCAAACCCACCCAAAAGCTATCACTGTTCCCACTGCAACTCTGACTTCCCAAACACAATCAGTCTTTTATTTCACCAGAGGAGTGGGGCCTGCAAGCCAGCCATAAAGCCTGTGCGCTGCCCTGTTTGTCTTCGCTGGTTTGGCACGGTAGAGAGTTTGCAGAAACACCTGCTTACCCACAAACAGTCCGAATCATACCGCTGTGATGTTTGCCAGGGTACATATCCAAGCATGAAATCACTCAAAAACCACCGCAGGAGGATCCATCGCATCATGGCTGGAGACAgtaatataaaaacacaagaacaatTAGCTTCTTAG